A window of the Cuculus canorus isolate bCucCan1 chromosome 3, bCucCan1.pri, whole genome shotgun sequence genome harbors these coding sequences:
- the TTL gene encoding tubulin--tyrosine ligase, translated as MYTFVVRDEGSSVYAEVSRLLLASGQWRRLRRDNPRFNLMLGERNRLPFGRLGHEPGLVQLVNYYRGADKLCRKASLVKLIKTSPELSESCTWFPESYVIYPTNLKTPVAPAQNGIRHLINNTRTDEREVFLAAYNKRREGKEGNVWIAKSSAGAKGEGILISSEATELLDFIDEQGQVHVIQKYLEKPLLLEPGHRKFDIRSWVLVDHQYNIYLYREGVLRTSSEPYNSANFQDKTCHLTNHCIQKEYSQNYGRYEEGNEMFFEEFNQYLMDALNTTLEDSILLQIKHIIRSCLMCIEPAISTKHLHYQSFQLFGFDFMVDEELKVWLIEVNGAPACAQKLYAELCQGIVDVAISSVFPLSDTGQKMSQPSSIFVKL; from the exons ATGTACACATTCGTGGTGCGGGACGAGGGCAGCAGCGTGTACGCCGAGGTGAGTCGGCTGCTGCTCGCCAGCGGGCAGTGGCGGCGCCTCCGCAGGGACAACCCGCGCTTCAACCTCATGCTGGGCGAGAGGAACCGGCTTCCCTTCGGCAGGCTCG GCCATGAACCTGGACTTGTGCAGCTGGTGAATTACTACAGAGGAGCAGATAAACTGTGCCGCAAAGCATCGCTGGTGAA ACTGATCAAGACAAGTCCTGAACTATCGGAGTCCTGCACGTGGTTCCCTGAGTCGTATGTGATTTACCCAACAAACTTGAAGACCCCTGTGGCTCCAGCACAGAATGGAATTCGCCATCTTATAAACAACACAAGGACAGATGAGCGGGAAGTCTTCTTGGCAGCTTACAACAAGCGTCGGGAAGGCAAAGAAGGCAATGTGTGGATCGCCAAGTCCTCAGCTGGTGCCAAAG GGGAAGGGATCCTGATTTCTTCAGAGGCTACAGAGCTCCTGGACTTCATCGATGAGCAGGGACAAGTGCATGTGATTCAGAAATACTTGGAGAAGCCTCTGCTTTTAGAGCCAGGGCATCGCAAGTTTGACATCAG GAGCTGGGTTCTCGTGGATCATCAATATAATATCTACCTCTACAGAGAGGGTGTCCTGCGGACCTCTTCCGAACCATATAATAGTGCTAATTTCCAGGACAAAACCTGCCACTTGACCAATCACTGCATCCAGAAGGAATATTCCCAAAACTACGGGCGGTATGAAGAAGGGAATGAAATGTTCTTCGAGGAGTTCAACCAGTATCTCATGGATGCCCTGAACACAACGCTTGAGGATAGCATCTTACTGCAAATCAAACACATAATAAG AAGCTGCCTTATGTGTATAGAGCCTGCAATCAGTACAAAGCATCTTCACTACCAGAGCTTCCAGCTCTTTGGCTTTGACTTCAtggtggatgaggagctgaAGGTCTGGCTGATAGAAGTCAATGGGGCCCCAGCGTGTGCCCA GAAGCTGTACGCAGAGCTCTGCCAAGGAATTGTGGATGTAGCCATCTCTAGCGTTTTCCCCCTTAGCGACACTGGGCAGAAGATGAGCCAGCCATCGTCGATCTTTGTCAAGCTGTGA